Proteins from a genomic interval of Pecten maximus chromosome 13, xPecMax1.1, whole genome shotgun sequence:
- the LOC117340741 gene encoding uncharacterized protein LOC117340741 gives MTSTTPAKRRPADEMEDVVGYVHYASPMKKAARNNTNYFNCLLQTEKSTYDHLVAFSPEQRQLFVHASETKTPIRLKNVSKSRSPTSPSGTSICCKKTTQISLPTTDVQFHFKQRHNTPLPQIQLADVQEQITGANVTVAGQIIREFTTQTWKTRAGHDILLKDVVIADSTASVKLALSADHKNKVVVGKSYRCTSVNIKDLNGKKFVATTPSTTIDICNDIVDIKEDEALLPVTISGTPTSITVEIIKSCNSCHATLTISPRQKFASTFKCPSCKMTQLQARIQTNFIAKMQLPGNSSTYILTHNVVQSCLDTAFLENPLLDTSDTNALEKYFLTNDSEITIMADSLYPLTLRVHPAN, from the exons ATGACCTCAACAACACCGGCGAAACGTAGGCCTGCCGATGAAATGGAGGATGTTGTTGGATATGTTCATTATGCATCGCCAATGAAAAAAGCTGCAAGAAACAACACAAATTATTTCAACTGTCTGCTCCAAACGGAAAAGTCAACGTATGACCACCTAGTAGCATTCTCCCCCGAGCAAAGACAGCTTTTTGTGCATGCGTCCGAGACTAAAACACCTATACGACTGAAGAATGTATCAAAGTCCCGAA gtCCGACTTCACCAAGCGGAACTAGCATCTGCTGCAAAAAGACTACTCAAATCTCATTGCCTACCACTGATGTGCAGTTCCATTTTAAACAACGCCACAACACACCACTGCCCCAAATTCAACTCGCAGATGTTCAAGAACAAATAACAGGAGCCAAT GTAACTGTCGCTGGTCAAATTATTCGTGAGTTCACCACACAGACATGGAAGACAAGGGCAGGACATGACATTCTCTTGAAAGATGTGGTCATAGCTGATTCCACAGCCTCTGTGAAACTAGCACTTTCGGCTGACCATAAAAACAAAGTGGTTGTAGGAAAGTCCTACAGGTGCACCTCTGTAAACATAAAAGATTTGAACGGGAAAAAGTTTGTCGCTACAACACCCAGCACCACAATTGATATCTGCAATGACATTGTAGATATCAAGGAAGATGAAGCATTGCTGCCTGTAACAATATCTGGAACTCCAACATCCATCACAGTGGAGATTATAAAATCTTGCAACAGTTGCCATGCCACCCTCACCATATCGCCCCGACAAAAATTTGCCAGTACATTCAAATGCCCCTCGTGCAAAATGACTCAACTACAGGCAAGAATACAGACCAACTTCATTGCCAAAATGCAGCTACCTGGCAACAGCTCAACCTATATCCTCACCCATAATGTAGTACAAAGCTGTCTGGATACAGCCTTTCTGGAAAATCCTCTACTAGACACTTCTGACACCAATGCTCTTGAAAAATATTTCCTCACCAACGACTCGGAAATCACCATTATGGCAGATTCGCTGTACCCGTTAACTCTCAGGGTTCATCCTGCCAATTAA